ATGTAAAATCTATCGACAATGCGTTACAACGAGTGAAACGGAAATTGGAACGATATTTAGAAGGTAGAGAAGTGCAACTGTAATTTTTGGATGCTTCTGTGTTGTCTATAAGAATGTATTCGGCCATAAACGCGAAAATCCTGTTTTTTGTCGAATTATATTCAAGGAAATATTAGTTAGAACGATAGTGTATAAAATTGTCAAGGCATTTCGTTGACATTGAGCTAGCTGATGTGATAAATTTGTTTGGTAGCCATAGAGTAGATTCTATGGTTACTTCTATGAACATACGGAAAAAAGTAGCGGTTTTTCCCGAGTTTATTTGGGTTGTAGTTATAGTCTTTAGGTATCAGAAAAGATGGAGGTGGCAATGATGCGAGTAAACATTACATTAGCGTGCACCGATTGCGGTGATCGTAACTATATCAGCACGAAGAACAAGCGTACGAACCCTGAGCGCATCGAAAAGAAGAAGTATTGCTCCCGTGATAAAAAGCACACAGTTCATCGTGAAACTAAGTAATGATGAACGAGAAGTCTGGAGGTAGCAATATGAATATCTTTTCCAGAACAGGTTCGTTTTTAAAAGATGTTGTCTCTGAATTGAAAAAAGTCCGCTGGCCGAATCGCAAAGAGCTGGTTAGCTATACAACTGTCGTTGTGCTTGCGATTACGTTCTTGGCGGTATTTATGTTTGTGGTGGACTTTGGAATTTCAGAGCTAATCGGTCTTATTATTAAGAAGTAGGTAATATTCGGGTCTTAGGAGGGACGGACGTCTAACGTCCTCGTGGATATGGAAAAAGCGTGGTATGTCGTTCATACTTACTCTGGGTATGAAAACAAGGTTAAAGCGAATCTGGAAAAACGTGTTGAGTCTATGGGCATGGAAGACAAAATCTTTCGGGTGCTTGTTCCTACTGAGGAAGAAGTAGAGAATAAAGACGGTAAAAAACGCACAGTTACCAAAAAGGTATTTCCTGGATACGTGCTTGTTGAAATGGTTATGACGGACGATTCATGGTATGTCGTGCGGAATACCCCAGGGGTCACGGGTTTTGTCGGATCCACTGGAGCTGGTTCCAAACCAACAGCGTTGCTTCCTGAAGAAGCGGATACAATTCTCAAAACAATGGGATTTGAAGCGCCGAAAGTTAGGATCGATTTTGAGCTTCGCGACATGGTTACTGTAAAGGATGGTCCTTTCACAGGTCGTGATGGAGAAATCATTGAAATTCTGGCCGACAAGCAAAAAATTCGCGTGCTATTGGATATTTTCGGTCGCGAGACACCAGTTGAATTAGATTATACACAAGTTGAAAAAATGGATTAAGAACTCATCTTGAAAAGTATCGTTTCATATGGTACAGTTCTTGATGATTCTAGAATCTGCAGACAAATGCGGTTCTCAATCTCACTACTAAATAGCTCATTTGGTTTTTTGGTAGAGTGGGAGGGGCGAGTACCCCGCATTACCACACACGAAGAAGGAGGTGTATTACGTGGCTAAGAAGGTAATCCGCGTAATTAAACTACAAATTCCAGCAGGTAAGGCAAACCCTGCACCTCCAGTAGGTCCGGCACTCGGTCAAGCTGGGGTTAATATCATGGGTTTCTGTAAAGAATTTAACGCTCGTACAGAAAGCGAAGCAGGAATGATCATTCCAGTAGAAATTACTGTATTTGAAGATCGTTCTTTCACATTCATTACAAAAACTCCACCGGCAGCAATTCTATTGAAAAAAGCAGCAGGAATCGAATCTGGTTCTGGCGTGCCTAACAAAACAAAAGTTGCTACTTTGAAACGTGATAAAGTTCGTGATATCGCGATCTTGAAACAACCGGATCTAAACGCAGCTTCTGTTGAAGCAGCTATGCGTATGGTTGAAGGTACTGCCCGTTCTATGGGTATCGTAATCGAAGACTAATCTGTCTTTGATTGCTTGTTAAGGATGAGATTGCAAGTTTTGTATCTCATCCTGTGGGAGGATTAAACCGCTACGACCACATTGAAGGGAGATTTGCAAATGCCTAAGCATGGTAAAAAATATCTAGAAGCTACAAAGCAGATCGACAAGACTAAAGTGTATGCTGTATCTGAAGCGGTCGAGCTAGTGAAAAACGTAGCTTCTGCTAAATTTGATGAAACAGTTGAAGCAGCATTCCGTTTGGGTGTAGACCCTAAACGTGCTGATCAACAAATTCGTGGTGCTGTTGTATTGCCACACGGTACTGGTAAAGTACAACGTGTTCTTGTATTTGCTAGAGGTGAAAAAGCGAAAGAAGCTGAAGCAGCTGGAGCAGATTACGTAGGCGATGCAGACATGCTTGCTAAAATCCAAGGTGGATGGTTTGAGTTCGACGTTATCGTTGCTACTCCAGACATGATGGGTGAAGTAGGTAAATTGGGTCGCGTATTAGGTCCTAAAGGTCTAATGCCAAACCCTAAAACTGGAACTGTAACATTTGATGTTACAAAAGCAGTTAATGAAATCAAAGCAGGTAAGATCGAATACCGTGTAGAAAAAGGTGGTATTATCCACGCTCCTATCGGTAAAGTATCTTTTGATGTTCAAAAACTAACTGAAAACCTTGCAGCTCTGACAGAAGCACTTAACCGTGCAAAACCAGCAGCAGCTAAAGGTATTTACATGAAGAGTGTATCTATCAGCTCCACTATGGGTCCTGGTGTACGCATTGATGTAAAATAATTACAGTTGACTTCTAGTAGAGAAGTTGATAATATATAACCTGTTGTTAAAGAGAATATTGTCATACCGCAGACAGAAGGTGCAATGAACCGAAAGGCAAGCTGCTTAATTTCCTTCCGAGGTGTGTACTATTAATAGATTAGTTCTGTTGATATGTGCCCTCGCGAAACGTCTGCGAGGGCATTTTCAATTTACATTAGGATTGATTGCACGGGAGGTGTAACAAATGGCAGAAATTCGTCCAACTGTTATCCGTGAAGAGAAAGCACAAGTAATCAGCGAGATCGCTACTAAGTTACGTGAAAGTCAAGCAACAGTAGTAGCTGATTATCGTGGTCTTACAGTGGCTCAGGTAACTGAACTTCGTAAACAATTGCGTGAAGCTGGCATTGAATTTAAAGTATACAAAAATACTTTGACTCGTTTAGCTACAGCTCAAGAAAACTTGAGCGATTTGGACCAATACCTTTTGGGACCAAACGTAATTGCTTTCTCCAAAGATGACGTAATTGCTCCTGCGAAGATCATTGCTGACTTCGCGAAGAAAAATGAAGCACTTGAAATCAAAGGTGGAGTTATCGAAGGTAAAGTAGTAGGCGCTGAAGAAATCAAAGCACTTGCTGCACTACCATCTCGCGAAGGCTTGTTGTCCATGCTTCTCAGCGTGCTACAAGCACCAGTTCGCAACTTCGCGCTTGCGGTTAAAGCTGTTTCCGAACAAAAAGAAGGCCAAGGCGCCTAATCGTTATAAGAAAGATTGGAGGACAATGAAATGAATCATGAACAAATTTTAGAAGCTATCAAAGGTATGTCCGTTCTTGAGTTGAACGATCTAGTAAAAGCAATCGAAGAAGAGTTTGGTGTAACTGCTGCAGCTCCTGTAGCTGTTATGGCTGGTGGCGCTGAAGCAGCTGCTGAGCAAACTGAATTCACTGTTAACCTAGTTAGTGGTGGAGCTTCCAAAATCAACGTAATCAAAGTTGTTCGCGAAATCACTGGTCTTGGCTTGAAAGAAGCAAAAGACTTGGTTGACAACGCTCCTAAAGCACTTAAAGAAGGCGTTTCTAAAGACGAAGCTGAAGGCATCAAAGCTAAGCTTGAAGAAGCAGGTGCAACTGTAGAAGTTAAGTAATTTCTTCTACTTTCTATAGTGAAATCCCCCTTACCGTTAAGGTTGGGGGATTTCTGCTATCTAGGCTTATTTGATCTTGATTGAATTGCTTGGGAAAGGAGGCAAGAGGATGAGTGATCATTATTACACAAACCGACCACAATCGGCACATGAGGAAGCTGAATTTAACTTTGAGCTACTTGGAAAAACCTATCACTTTACTACCGATAGTGGTGTTTTTTCTCGGGAACGAATTGATTTTGGGAGCGTGCTTTTGATAGAAACCATGCAGTTTTCGGAACATGCGCGCGTTCTTGATGTAGGCTGTGGCTATGGCCCGATGGGTTTTGCGGCTGCATCGATAGCTAACAAAGGGCTCGTTACTATGATTGATATAAATGAACGAGCAGTAGCACTTGCAAAACGGAATGCAGAGCGAAATGGAATTTCCAATGTGGAGATTATGGCCAGTGACCTTTACGAGCAAGTAGAGGATAGAGAGTTTGATGTTATCTTAACCAATCCTCCCATCCGAGCTGGAAAAGAGACGGTGCATCGCATTTTCACAGAAGGTTATAAGCTTTTAGCGCCTGGCGGTGAAATGTGGGTTGTTATTCAAAAGAAGCAAGGTGCACCTTCTGCTATTAAAAAAATGGAAGAATATTTTCGAGAGGTAGAAACTGTCGGAAAAAGCAAGGGTTATTTTATAATTCGAGCAAGAAAATAACCAAATCTCCTTGACGAGGCATTTCCCTTATGTTAACATTATAAAATGTCAATATGGGTTAAATGTCTAAACTGAGCGATTCCTGATTTGTCAATACCTTTTTGTGCTGATTTTTATGCATAGAGGGTTAAAGCTGTAAAAGGTTGGGAATTCTTTTAGAATAGAGTTTTTTATCAAAAATGAGGTTAAATGGTTAACCCATTTTTATTTTTGTGTCTTCAGCGTCTGGTGTTATATTACTAGATGCTTTCCGTTTTCCTAAATTAAGAGGGAAGACATGTTGCGGTCAACATCTAACTAAAGGGTGTTGCAACAAATAGTGAGGGGTGAATGAGTTGGCAGGTAAACTGGTCCAGAGCGGTAAGCACCGCCAGCGTCGCACGTATTCTCGAATCAACGAAGTACTGGGACTACCTAACCTAATCGAAATTCAGCAAAAATCTTACCAATGGTTTTTGGATACTGGTTTAAGAGAGATGTTCCAAGACATTTCGCCAATCCAAGACTTTACTGGTAATTTAGTGCTGGAGTTTATTGATTACAGTCTTGGTGAGCCTAAATACGGCGTAGACGAGTCGAAGGAACGTGATGTAACGTATGCTGCTCCATTGCGTGTTAAAGTACGTCTTCTAAACAAAGAGACGGGCGAAGTGAAGGAGCAAGAAGTCTTTATGGGAGATTTCCCACTGATGACAGAAACGGGTACCTTCATTATAAATGGAGCGGAGCGCGTTATTGTCAGTCAGCTCGTTCGTTCCCCTAGTGTTTACTATAACACTAAAATTGATAAGAACGGTAAACAGACTTTCAGCGCTACTGTTATTCCGAACCGTGGAGCATGGCTTGAACTTGAAACCGATGCGAAAGATATCATTTATGTGCGTATCGATCGTACTCGCAAAATTCCAGTTACAGTATTACTACGTGCTTTAGGTTTTGGAACTGATAAAGATATTCTAGACCTTTTGGGTCATGATGAGAAATTCGTAAATAACACGCTTGAAAAAGATAACACCGATTCTACTGAGAAAGCTTTGATTGAAATCTATGAGCGTTTGCGTCCAGGTGAACCACCTACTGTAGAGAACGCGAAGAGCTTATTGATTTCTCGCTTCTTCGATCCAAAGCGCTATGATTTAGCTTCAGTAGGTCGCTATAAAATGAACAAAAAGCTCCATATTAAAAACCGCCTATTTAACCAACGTCTTGCTGAGACGCTGATTGATACAACAACAGGTGAAATCATTGCAGAAGCAGGTCAAATTATTGACCGTCGTGTAATGGAAAAAATTCTACCTATGTTGGAAGGTGGCGTAAACTATGTGGACGTACGTACACATGGTGGAGTTCTAGAAAACGAAACGATTACTCTTCAATCTGTAGATATCTTTGATGAAGAAGGTAAAGTAGTTAAGATTATCGGTAATGCTAATATCGATATGTCTGTAAAGCATATTACTCCGGCAGATATCGTTTCCGCAATTAACTATTTTATTAACTTACTTCATCGCATAGGTACTACAGATGATATTGACCATTTGGGTAACCGTCGTCTACGTTCTGTAGGTGAATTGTTGCAGAACCAATTCCGTATTGGTCTTTCTCGTATGGAACGTGTGGTTCGTGAACGCATGTCCATTCAAGACCAAAATCAAATTACTCCGCAGGCTTTGATTAACATCCGTCCTGTAATCGCGGCGATCAAAGAGTTCTTTGGTAGCTCCCAGCTTTCACAGTTCATGGATCAGACGAATCCGCTTGCTGAATTAACACATAAACGCCGTTTGTCCGCATTGGGACCTGGTGGTTTGACACGTGAACGCGCTGGTTTCGAAGTGCGAGACGTGCATCACTCTCACTATGGACGTATGTGTCCGATCGAGACTCCAGAGGGACCAAACATCGGTTTGATCAACTCCCTGTCTACTTTTGCTCGTATTAATGATTACGGCTTTATTGAAACACCTCGCCGTAAAATTAATCCTGAAACAGGCGTTGTATTAACTGAGATTGATTATTTGACAGCTGATGAAGAGGATGTATATAACGTAGCTCAGTCGAATCAGCCATTAGCTGAAGATGGTAGATTTGCAAACGAGATGGTTATTTGCCGCCGTAAAGGTGAAATCCTTAACGTACCTCGCGATAAAGTAGACTTTATGGATATCTCTCCTAAGCAGGTTGTATCGGTTGCGACAGCGTTGATTCCGTTCCTTGAGAACGATGACGCCAACCGTGCTCTGATGGGATCAAACATGCAACGTCAGGCCGTTCCTTTGCTAATTCCTCAAGCTCCGTTCGTAGGAACTGGTATGGAACACAAAGCAGCGCAAGACTCCGGTGTTGCAGTTGTTGCGAAATGGCCTGGAAAAGTAGAGCGTGTAACAGCTCGTGAAGTAATTGTAAGACGTTATATAGAGGTTGACGGTAAACAAGTTGCTGGAGATCTAGATAAATATAAAATGCACAAATTCATCCGTTCTAACCAAGGGACTTGCATTAACCAACGTCCGATTGTAAAATCTGGTGATATTATCGAAACAGGCGATATTATCGGTGATGGTCCGTCCACTGAGAAGGGTGAATTGGCACTTGGTCGCAACGTTATCGTAGCGTTTATGACTTGGGAAGGTTATAACTACGAGGATGCGATCTTGTTAAGTGAAAAACTGGTTAAAGATGACGTCTACACGTCCATTCATATTGAAGAATATGAATCAGAAGCACGTGATACGAAGCTAGGACCAGAAGAGATTACACGCGATATCCCGAACGTAGGGGAAGAGGCGCTGAAGAATCTTGATGAACGTGGTATCATTCGCGTTGGTGCTGAGATTCGCGATGGCGATATTCTTGTTGGTAAAGTAACTCCTAAGGGTGTAACAGAGCTAACAGCTGAAGAGCGTCTATTGCATGCGATCTTTGGTGAAAAGGCACGAGAAGTTCGTGATACGTCACTACGTGTACCACACGGTGGCTCTGGTATTGTTGTTGATGTAAAAGTATTTACTCGCGACAATGGCGATGAATTGCCTCCAGGTGTTAATCAACTAGTGCGTGTATACATTGCTCAAAAACGTAAGATTTCCGTTGGAGATAAGATGGCCGGTCGACATGGTAACAAAGGGGTTATTGCCCGTATCATGCCGGAAGAAGATATGCCGTTCCTACCGGATGGATCGCCAGTTGAGATTGTATTGAATCCACTGGGTGTACCATCGCGTATGAACATCGGTCAGGTACTTGAAACACATTTAGGTATGGCTGCTAAATTGTTGGGTATTCACGTAGCGACTCCTGTTTTCGGTGGTGCGCGTCAAGACGATGTTCTTGATACACTTGAAGAAGCTGGATTAGACCGCGACGGTAAAACCCTCCTATATGATGGCCGTACAGGTGAATCATTCGATCGCCGTGTAACAGTAGGTTGCGTGTACATGCTGAAACTGGCTCACTTGGTTGACGATAAGATTCATGCTCGTTCAACTGGACCATACTCTCTTGTTACGCAACAACCATTGGGTGGTAAAGCTCAATTCGGTGGTCAGCGCTTCGGGGAGATGGAGGTATGGGCGCTTGAAGCATACGGTGCCGCATATACTCTGCAAGAGATCCTCACCGTTAAATCTGACGATGTTGTTGGTCGTGTGAAAACGTACGAAGCGATCGTTAAAGGTGAAAACGTACCAGAACCTGGAGTTCCAGAATCATTCAAAGTATTGATTAAAGAACTTCAAAGCTTAGGTATGGACGTAAAAATCCTCTCTGGAGACGAGCAGGAAATTGAAATGCGCGAAACCGATGATGAGGATGAAGGAACTGGAGAAAAGTTAAATCTCTTACCTGAAAGCATAGGCGCACAAGATGAGTAAGATTCCGGTACAAGAGGGAGGTAACGCCCTGTGATTGACGTCAATAATTTTGAATATATGAAGATTGGTTTAGCTTCTCCCGATAAGATCCGTTCGTGGTCTTTCGGGGAAGTTAAAAAACCTGAAACAATTAACTACCGTACCTTGAAGCCCGAAAAAGATGGTTTGTTCTGTGAACGTATTTTCGGACCAACCAAAGATTGGGAATGTCATTGCGGTAAATACAAGCGCGTTCGTTATAAAGGTGTGGTTTGTGATCGATGCGGCGTTGAGGTAACTCGTGCAAAAGTGCGTCGTGAACGTATGGGGCATATTGAGCTTGCTGCTCCTGTTTCCCACATCTGGTATTTCAAAGGTATCCCTAGCCGTATGGGTCTAGTACTGGATATGTCTCCTCGTTCCCTTGAGGAAGTTATCTACTTCGCTTCTTATGTAGTAGTAGATGCGGGAGATACTCCTTTGGACAAAAAACAACTTTTGTCTGAAAAAGAATACCGTAACTATCGTGAAAAATATGGTCAATCCTTCCAAGCAGCAATGGGTGCTGAAGCAATTCGTCGCTTGCTGGCTGAAATTGACCTTGAAAAAGAAGTAAGCACTCTGAAGGAAGATTTAAAAACCGTGCAGGGTCAACGCCGCACTCGTGCGATTAAACGTCTAGAGGTATTGGAAGCGTTCCGTAACTCTGGTAATCGCCCTGATTGGATGGTACTTGACGTATTGCCTGTAATTCCTCCAGAATTGCGTCCGATGGTACAGTTGGATGGTGGACGTTTTGCGACATCTGACCTAAATGACTTGTATCGTCGTGTTATCAACCGTAACAACCGTCTAAAACGCCTACTTGAACTTGGCGCACCAGACATTATCGTACAAAATGAAAAACGTATGCTACAAGAAGCAGTGGATGCGTTGATTGATAACGGTCGTCGTGGACGTCCTGTTACTGGTCCTGGTAACCGTCCATTGAAATCTTTGAGTCATATGCTTAAAGGTAAGCAAGGTCGTTTCCGTCAAAACCTTTTGGGTAAACGTGTTGACTACTCTGGTCGTTCCGTTATCGTAGTAGGACCGAACCTTCGTATGTACCAATGCGGTCTACCGAAAGAAATGGCGTTGGAACTGTTTAAGCCTTTCGTTATGAAGGAGCTTGTAGCAAAAGGTCTAGCTCATAACATTAAGAGTGCGAAACGTAAAGTTGAGCGTATTCAGCCTGAGGTATGGGACGTTCTAGAAGAGGTAATCAAGGAACATCCAGTATTACTAAACCGCGCTCCTACCTTGCACCGTTTAGGTATTCAAGCATTTGAGCCGGTATTGGTAGAGGGACGTGCGATTCGTCTGCATCCACTCGTATGTACAGCTTATAACGCTGACTTTGACGGTGACCAAATGGCGGTTCACGTACCATTGTCTGCGGAAGCACAAGCTGAAGCTCGTGTCCTAATGCTTGCTGCACAAAACATCTTGAACCCGAAAGATGGTAAGCCAGTTGTTACACCGTCTCAGGATATGGTGCTTGGTTCTTACTATCTGACGCTGGAGCGCAGAGGAGATGTGGGTGAAGGATCTATTTTCCGTGATCCTGCTGATGCAATTGCGGCTTATGAGAATGCATACATCACGTTGCAAACTCGTATCCTTATTCCGGCTAAGAGTTTGAGCAAAACATCATTTACGGATCAACAACAAGAAGCATTGCTGGCTACTACAGTGGGAAAAGTAATCTTTAACGAGATTTTCCCTCCAGAGTTGCCATACATCAATGCTCCTACAAGAGACAACCTTCAGAACCAAGTTTCTGATGAATACTTTATGTTTGAAAAAGGTCAGGATACAACTGCTTTTATTCAGAGCTTGAAAGATCCAGGTGCTGTGAAAAAAGGCTTCTTGGGAACAATCATTGCTGAATGCTTCCGTCGCTTTGGAACAACCATGACATCTGAAATTCTTGATAAGATAAAAGAATTGGCCTTTAAATATTCAACAAAAGCTGGTATTACGATCGCCGTTGCGGATATCGTGGTTCCATCTGAAAAACAAGCAATCCTTAACTCTGCTGACGAGAAAGTAAGTGCGGTAATGGCGCAATTCCGTCGTGGTTTAATTACCGAAGATGAGCGTTATGACCGTGTTATCTCAATCTGGTCAAAAGCTAAAGATGAAGTAACTGAAGTTCTCATGAAATCAATGGATCAATTCAATGCGATTTACATGATGGCTAATTCCGGTGCCCGTGGTAACGTATCCCAGATTACTCAGCTAGCTGGTATGCGTGGTCTGATGGCAACCCCATCAGGTCGAATCATCGAGTTACCAATCAAATCTAACTTCCGTGAAGGTTTGACGGTATTGGAATACTTTATCTCTACGCATGGTGCGCGTAAAGGTTTGGCCGATACAGCCCTGCGTACAGCTGACTCAGGTTACTTAACTCGTCGTCTAGTAGACGTAGCGCAAGACGTTATCGTTCGTGAAGAAGATTGCGGAACAGATAAAGGTATTCGCGTGAGTGCTATTAAAGATGGTAAGGAAGAAATCGAAAAGCTGTCTGACCGTTTAGAAGGTCGTACCTGCTTTGAAACAGTTCGTCATCCTGAAACTGGTGAGATCCTTGTTCATCGCAATGAGGAAATTACAGAGGAGATGGCTGAATATATCGTTAAACTTGGCATTCAAGATGTTTACATTCGTAACGTACTTGCTTGTCGCACAAGTCACGGTGTCTGCAAACGTTGCTATGGCCGTAACTTGGCAACAGGAGCTGAGGTAGAAATCGGTGAAGCAGTTGGTATTATCGCTGCACAATCTATCGGTGAACCAGGTACACAGTTAACAATGCGTACGTTCCATACCGGTGGGGTAGCAGGAGACGATATCACGCAAGGTTTGCCGCGTATCCAAGAGTTGTTTGAAGCTCGTAATCCGAAAGGTCAAGCGGTTATCACTGAAATTGACTCAGAAGTAGTTAGCATTCGTGAAGATAAAGATAAACACATCATCGAAGTTCGTGGTGAAGCAGAGAACAAAGAGTACGCAGCTCCATACGGTGCACGTATCAAGGTATCTGTTGGTCAAAAACTAAATGCCGGTGATGAGTTAACAGAGGGTTCTGTAGACCCGAAAGAAATGCTGAAAGTACGCGGACAACGCGGTGTATCCAACTACATCTTACAAGAGGTTCAGAAAGTTTACCATATGCAAGGGGTAGAAATCAACGACAAGCACGTCGAGGTAATGATTCGTCAAATGCTTCGTAAATTGCGTGTAATTGATAGTGGAGAAACTGATCTGTTGCCAGGTTCTTTCGTGGAAGTTCATGAATTTGAACTTGCAAATGCAAAAGTTCTTATGTCTGGTAAAAGTCCAGCAGTTGGACGCCCAGTGTTGCTTGGTATCACAAAAGCATCCCTGGAGACAGATTCCTTCTTATCTGCAGCATCCTTCCAAGAAACAACACGTGTTCTTACAGATGCGGCGATTAAGGGTAAAGTAGATAAGCTTCTTGGATTGAAAGAGAACGTAATTATTGGTAAGCTGATTCCAGCTGGTACCGGTATGAATCGTTATCGCAATTCAAGACTATTAAATCGTGAACAAGCAGAAGGTAACACTGACAGGCTAGAAGCTGTATCAGTAGAATCCTAGTTTGCTATATAGATAGAGAGGCGCTTCCTCCTTAGGGAAACCGCCTCCTTATCTATTTAATAGAAAATAATTTTTTATAGAATCATAGGTTGACTTCTATAAGAATAGCTGGTATGATACTTGAGTGTGCCTGATACTCAATTACTTTGGAGGATATGATCATCATGTCTTATGAAAAAGTAGAGTGGGCAAAGGAGTTAACGATCGGTATTAATCAAACTACCAAAGCGATCGAACACGGACTTGTTGAGGAAGTGTTTTTGGCTAAGGATGCAGATAGACGTTTAATACAAAGGATCGCACTTCTATGTAAAGAGAAGGGTGTTCCCGTCAACTTTGTTGATTCCATGAAGCGTTTAGGTAAAGCGTGTGGAATACAAGTTGGGGCAGCCGCTTGTGCAATAAAAAAAAGTGGTTAAGTTATGTTTTTGTTGAAGAACAGTGCGTTTTTCAGGCAAAGGCATCTTATTTTGCCCATAAGTGATTCACCTGGATCTGTGGTCTTACACTAAAGAATGAGGAAGGAGGAAAAAGATCATGCCTACAATTAACCAATTAGTGCGCAAAGGTCGTAAAGATAAAGTCGTAAAGTCTAAGTCCCCAGCTCTACAAAAAGGGTACAACAGCTTTAAGAAATCTCAAACGAACCAAAGTTCACCTCAAAAACGTGGTGTATGTACTCGTGTAGGTACAATGACACCTAAAAAACCGAACTCCGCCCTTCGTAAGTATGCTCGTGTACGTTTAACTAACGGAATCGAGGTTACAGCTTACATCGGAGGTATCGGTCACAACCTTCAAGA
This is a stretch of genomic DNA from Brevibacillus laterosporus DSM 25. It encodes these proteins:
- the rpoC gene encoding DNA-directed RNA polymerase subunit beta', coding for MIDVNNFEYMKIGLASPDKIRSWSFGEVKKPETINYRTLKPEKDGLFCERIFGPTKDWECHCGKYKRVRYKGVVCDRCGVEVTRAKVRRERMGHIELAAPVSHIWYFKGIPSRMGLVLDMSPRSLEEVIYFASYVVVDAGDTPLDKKQLLSEKEYRNYREKYGQSFQAAMGAEAIRRLLAEIDLEKEVSTLKEDLKTVQGQRRTRAIKRLEVLEAFRNSGNRPDWMVLDVLPVIPPELRPMVQLDGGRFATSDLNDLYRRVINRNNRLKRLLELGAPDIIVQNEKRMLQEAVDALIDNGRRGRPVTGPGNRPLKSLSHMLKGKQGRFRQNLLGKRVDYSGRSVIVVGPNLRMYQCGLPKEMALELFKPFVMKELVAKGLAHNIKSAKRKVERIQPEVWDVLEEVIKEHPVLLNRAPTLHRLGIQAFEPVLVEGRAIRLHPLVCTAYNADFDGDQMAVHVPLSAEAQAEARVLMLAAQNILNPKDGKPVVTPSQDMVLGSYYLTLERRGDVGEGSIFRDPADAIAAYENAYITLQTRILIPAKSLSKTSFTDQQQEALLATTVGKVIFNEIFPPELPYINAPTRDNLQNQVSDEYFMFEKGQDTTAFIQSLKDPGAVKKGFLGTIIAECFRRFGTTMTSEILDKIKELAFKYSTKAGITIAVADIVVPSEKQAILNSADEKVSAVMAQFRRGLITEDERYDRVISIWSKAKDEVTEVLMKSMDQFNAIYMMANSGARGNVSQITQLAGMRGLMATPSGRIIELPIKSNFREGLTVLEYFISTHGARKGLADTALRTADSGYLTRRLVDVAQDVIVREEDCGTDKGIRVSAIKDGKEEIEKLSDRLEGRTCFETVRHPETGEILVHRNEEITEEMAEYIVKLGIQDVYIRNVLACRTSHGVCKRCYGRNLATGAEVEIGEAVGIIAAQSIGEPGTQLTMRTFHTGGVAGDDITQGLPRIQELFEARNPKGQAVITEIDSEVVSIREDKDKHIIEVRGEAENKEYAAPYGARIKVSVGQKLNAGDELTEGSVDPKEMLKVRGQRGVSNYILQEVQKVYHMQGVEINDKHVEVMIRQMLRKLRVIDSGETDLLPGSFVEVHEFELANAKVLMSGKSPAVGRPVLLGITKASLETDSFLSAASFQETTRVLTDAAIKGKVDKLLGLKENVIIGKLIPAGTGMNRYRNSRLLNREQAEGNTDRLEAVSVES
- a CDS encoding 50S ribosomal protein L7ae-like protein, giving the protein MSYEKVEWAKELTIGINQTTKAIEHGLVEEVFLAKDADRRLIQRIALLCKEKGVPVNFVDSMKRLGKACGIQVGAAACAIKKSG
- the rpsL gene encoding 30S ribosomal protein S12 translates to MPTINQLVRKGRKDKVVKSKSPALQKGYNSFKKSQTNQSSPQKRGVCTRVGTMTPKKPNSALRKYARVRLTNGIEVTAYIGGIGHNLQEHSVVLVRGGRVKDLPGVRYHIVRGALDTAGVNNRMQSRSKYGTKRPKPAKK